The nucleotide sequence TTTTAAGCAGGCTGTGGATAAAAACTCTAGCAATCCAAAAGCTTACATAAAAATTATAGATACGTACTTAGAAAATGGAGAATATGATCAAAGTATAGACTTTATTGAAACAAATTTAAATAATAAGCAATCGGAATTACTTAAGGACAATGAACTTTTATTTAAGATAGGAATGGCCTATTTTGATGACGAAAGTTATGCTAAAGCCTACCAATATTTTAACAAAATAAAAGGTGCAGATATCAGCATAAGTGAGCCTTTGAAATATTATAAGCCTGTTGCAAATGCATTATCAAAAGTGGATTTGCAAAACAAAGATAAAATTGTAAGTTCAATTACGCAGCTTGAAAAATACATAGATTCAAGAAGTGATGTTGATTATAAGGTAGAATCTTATATAACATTGGCGGAATTGTACAGAGATAATCCACAGATATTTCCTCAAAATACGGATAAGGAAATAGGAGTACTTGAAAAAGCAAGTTCTGTTTCTGCTAATAAAAACAATGCTATATTATATGGACAGCTAGGACAGGCTTACTTTGATAAGGCAAGCGAAAGTAAAATAGAGCAGGATAAGTACAATTTCTACTTAAATAAAGCCCTAGATAGTTACAAAAATTCTATACAAATGGGAAGTAAAATATCAAACACATATTGTAAGTTAGGGCTTATATACAAGTATTTAGGTAATACGGCTGAAAGTAAGAATACCTTTCAGAAAGAAACTCAGCTATTCAGTGACGATTATAAGGGATACATGGAGATGGCGCTTCTGGAATATGATTCACAGCAAAGTGCAGCTCCTGAAACTCGTAATTATAGTGAATTTGTTAAGTATTATAACAGTACTGTTTCAAAGAAATACAATGAAAATGATGTCGATTTTATGACATTAAAGCAGGAATACAATGATTTAAAGAACCAAGGCGTTATAAAATAGGAGGATATAAATGGACCCTAAAGTTATAGATATTATTAAAATAATTATTGGTATTTTAGGTGTTGCAGCCAGTATAGTGTTTTTATATTTTTCCATTATTCATAACTATCAAAGCAAGGAAGAAGAAACAATTGAAGTACCTGATATTAATGAAGATGTAAAAAGTTATAAAGAAGTTGATGGATTGGATACGGTTATATTAAATAATCCAGATGATACATTTGTAATTGACAAAAGAGAGAAGGACGATAGCACAGTTTGTTTATGATATGGGAGGAAAAAAGCGTATATGATTGATTATAGTGATATAAACCTTTCAGATGAGATAGTGGAGAGGAAGGTTGCTGTATTAAACTTTGGAAATTCTATTAAAATTGACGAGTATGAAGTTCAAAGATTAAATATTGAAGAGCCAAGTTTGATTTCAATGGAATTAAAGAATACAGATATTTTATATGATGTTACAGGTAAAGCCAATCTAGAAGAATATCTTAAAAAAGGTAAAATTGCATCAGGTAAGTTTTGCAATATACTCTTAAAAGTGCTAGAAAGCCTGAAAGATATAGATCATGCTTCATTAAAATCAGGAACTATTCCTGTGGAAGCTAAGTTTATGTATATAGATGAAAAGAAAAGCAGCATATTTTTTATTTATGTTCCAGCTAATAGTATTGAGGAATTTAATTTAGAGAAGCAGTTTAAAGCTTTGGTTAAAAAGTTAATAGTTGATGTAGTTAATATTGAGGATAATGATAATTTTTTATTTGATATATTAAAGGCTTTAAGGAATGATGACTTTAATGTATTAAAGGATTTTATTATAAACTACAGTAGTGATGAAAGTAAAAGCCAAATTAAGGGCAAGGATAAGGATATTAATATAAACATTAACATAAATAATCCAGAACCTTTAAAGGAAGGCATGGTAGAAGTAGAGGTTAAACAACATAACAATAAGGATATTAATGCAACAAAGGCTTTTAAGATTAGTCAATCAAATGAAAAACGTGTACCGGAAAGAAAAAATCCTATAGTAGCTAGAGAAAATATTAATGTGAATAAAAATTCCATTGTTACTCCAATATCTGATCCAAGTGATTTATTAAAGCCAAGGACAGAATTCATTATGGATGTGAAAAACGAAGTTATTAGTAAGCCTAATGTGTATGAGAAACCAATGGTAGATAGTTCTAAAGGTAAAGTAAAAGAATTTAAGCTTAAGTCTATATTTTGGATAGCAGCAATTCAAATATTTGTTATTCTACTTTCAGTTTGTGCACTTATTCTTTTAGGAGATTATAATGCACTCAAAGTTCTTCTTGTATCTATTTTAGCCGGAATAGACCTAATAGTAACAGTACTTATTATATTAAATTTTATGAAGAAGAAAGGCAAGATTTCGGTTAATGTACACAATAGAAACACGGAGAATATATCAGATAAAAGAAAAAATATCACATCAAATACTACTAATAATATAAAAATGTCTAAAAGAGAGATAGTTTCTGAAATGTCTTATTCAACTCAATTAATAAATGAGCAGTTCCCATACTTGCTTGAAAATAAAAAAGGTGTTGTTGAGAAGATATTTATAAATAAAGATATTTTTAAAATTGGAAGATTAACAGGAAGCGTAGATTATGTAAGTGATAATAGGGCTATAGGGAAAATGCATGCGGAAATAAGAAAGATAAATTCAGAGTATTATCTCATGGATTTAGATTCCAAAAATGGAACATTTATAAATGACAGAAGATTAGAAAGTAATGAATTATATAAAATATCGGAAAATGATATTTTAAAATTTGCTAATAGTTATTATACTTTTAAGTTTAATTAAGAGGTGAGGTATGAATAAGTTTGTTTTAATGGCGGGGGCCCTTAGTGATAAAGGAAATTTTAAAAAGACAAATGAGGACAATATATTAGTTAAAATTGGTGAAGATAAAAATGGTGACTTTGGCATATTTGTAGTATGTGATGGACTTGGAGGGCTTTCTTCAGGAGAAGTTGCAAGTAATATGGCAGTAATGAGACTAAAAAGATGGTGGGAAGAAGATCTTAAAGGGCTTATAAAACAAAAGAGAGAAGATCAAATAGTTCCTATATTATCAAAAATACTAAGGGAAATTAATGAAAGTATAATCCAATACGGCATGCTAAATGGAAAGAGGCTGGGAACTACTATATCTTTAATTTTTATGTATAAGAGCATGTATTACATACTTCACGTAGGTGACAGCAGGATTTACAGCATAAAAAATAAAATAGTTAAACTTACAGAAGACCATTCTTATGTTGCGTATAAGGTGAAAAATAAAATGATGACACCAGAGGAAGCAAGGGTAAGTCCTGAGAGGCACGTACTTCTTCAATGTTTAGGGGTTAAGGATGAAATAGATATATTTACTACACGTGGCGAACTCAGTAATAATGAAATTTTTATGATTTGCAGCGATGGTTTTTATAATGAGCTAAAGGAAGAGGATATATTAACTCATATTAAAGGCAACATGGACTTTGATAATGATGCACTTCAATATTCGGCAGGTAAACTTGTTAATATAGTTAAAGGTCGTGGAGAGAGCGATAATATTTCTGTAATTTTAGTTGGAATAAAGAAATTATAGAAGCATGGAAAAGGTGAAGGTTTAAATGAACATGAAATTACTTGTATATTCCGATAAAAAATTGTATGAGGTTGTATTAAGTAGTACTAAGGCTTCAGTAACAATCGGAAATAGAAAAAGATTTAAATATCATATACCTACCAAAGAAAAAAATCGTATCGATATGAAAATTAAATACCTTAAAGGACGATGTATACTAAAAAGTAAACATTACATAGGAGCAGAAGGGCAAGAGGTTGAGATTCCACTAAACCATGGAAAGGTACTGCAATTTGGGATAGGCGGAGTAACAAGCATAATGGTGATCGCTTTTTCTATGGACAAACTTTCAAGTGTGGGTACATTGTCTCTTAAAGAGAACATAAAGTTTACTATTGGAAGAGGTAAATTTAATGACATAGTGTTTGATGATATAAAGGTATCTGAAAAACATGCTGAGATTTTTGAAGACAACGGAAAATATGTTCTTGTAGATTTAAATAGTACAAATAAAACTTATTTAAATGGGGAGATGATAACAAGAGCTATACTTTCTGAGGATGATCAAATAAATATATGTGGTTATAAAATTGAATTTCATAAGGAAAGCATAATTGTTGAGGGAGCACTAAAAAATATAAAAAAGCAAGTTGGTTTAGAAAAGCTTGTTAAAGAATATCCATTTGTTCAAAAAGCACCTAGAATTTATCCAGAGGTAAAGAGAGAGGACTTAAAAATAGAAAGTCCACCAATGTTACCAGCGAAACCATCTATATATGGTCTTATGACAGTATTGCCATCGTTGGTGTTTTTCGGAACTATAGTACTAACTTCGATAAAATCTAAGACTGGTACTTCAAGTATAATTTTTGCAGCAGGCACAGGGGTAAGTGGAGTTATATACGGACTTACATATATTGGACAAAAGATTGTATACAATAAAAAAGTCAAGAAAAGAAATAGTAAGTATATGGACTATGTAGATAAAATAGATAAGAAGCTTTCAAAGGAAGAGAGGAATCTAAGAGAAGTTCTTTTTAATCAAAATCCTGACTTGGTTGAAAGTATTGGAATAGTAAAAAATTCTGATATGAAACTTTGGACAAGAAGCTATGGTGATGAAGATTTTTTACTTCTTAGGGTAGGTCTTGGAAATGAGGATTTTCCTCTTAGAATAATTAAGGAAGGAAGAAACTTTTTTGATGAGGATCCACTGCTAGATATGTTGGATAAAATAACAGATCAATATAACATTGTAGATAATGTTCCTATTTGTATACCAATAAAGAATAATGGCATTACAGCAATTATAGGAAATAGAGACAAGGTAGTTGAAACGGTAAAGAATATGCTACTTCAAATTTCTATAAACCATACGCCAGATGAGGTTAAGGTAGTTGTTTTATTCGATGAAAAAGAACTTAAACATTGGGAGTGGGCAAAATGGCTGCCACACGTTTGGGATGACGATAAAAACATGAGGTTTATGGCCAAAAATAAAGAGCAGGCACACAGACTTTTATCTAATTTATATGATGTACTTTCAGAGAGAAAAAATAGATTGGATGATAAAAATAATTATGAGAGCTACAGATTTAGTCCACATTATGTATTTGTACTTGGTTCAAGAGAACTTATAGAAAATGAAGCGATTTTAAAGTATCTATTAAAGGTTGACCCAGATATGGAGATATCAACTATATTCTTATCAGATAAGCTTGGAAATCTTCCTAGAAACTGTAACAATATAGTGCAGTTAAATGAGGGAGAGGGAGTAATTTATAATATACAAAATTCTTCGGAAAAATCATACTTTACGCCAGATAAGCTAGATAACAGAAAGCTTGTGGAATATTCAAGAACTATGGCACCGTTAAGATTAGAGAAGGATTCATATTCAAATAAGTTACCGAAATCTATATCTTTATTTGAAGAGCTTGATATAACAAATGTAGAAGAAATAGATTTTGAAAATATTTGGAGCAAATCTGAGGCATATAACACTTTATCAGCACCTGTGGGAATAAGAGAAAATGGAGAAAAGTTCTATCTCGATTTGCATCAAAAACATCATGGACCGCACGGTCTTGTAGCAGGAACTACTGGGGCGGGAAAAAGTGAGCTTTTGGAAACATTAATTGCATCGCTAAGCTTTAATTATAGTCCTGAATATGTAAACTTCCTTTTGATAGATTACAAGGGTGGAAGTATGGCAAATATATTTAAGAACCTGCCACATGCCGTTGGAACTGTTACTAATTTGGAGGGAAATGGATCCAAAAGGGCTATAGTTGCAATAGATAGTGAGATAAAAAGAAGGGAAAAACTACTTACAGATAATTCTTACAGTAATATAGATGAATATCAGAAAAATTACAAGTATGGTAAGCATAAAATGTCGTTACCTCACTTAATTATAATAGTTGATGAATTTGCACAGCTTAAGAAAAATGATCCTGATTTTATAAGTCAACTTGTAAATGTAGCAGTAGTTGGAAGAAGCCTTGGAATCCATCTTATTCTTGCAACGCAAAAGCCTTTAGGTATAGTAGATCCTCAAATAGAAACAAATACTAATTTAAAGATTTGCTTAAGAGTTCAAGATAATGATGATAGTAGAACAGTTATTGGTAAATCAGATGCGTCCAGTATAATAAATCCAGGAAGGGCCTATGTAAAGGTTGGAAATGATTTAGTATACGAACTTATACAGACAGCATTTTCAGGAGAAAAGTATAGGAAAAAAGCAGCTAAAAAAGATAAGAATGTACTTATGGTTGATATAGATGGAGAGAGATTTGACATTGTGGAAAGAGAGAAGGAAGTACATACTGAAAATGTAACTCAGCTTTCCAAACTTATTGACGCTATTAAAATTTATTGTGATTTAAATATGAATTACGGAAGAAAGCTTCCGTGGCTGCCACCGCTTAAAGATTATATATATTTAGATGACTTTAAAAATGTGCCACAGGATAATTTCAAAGCTAGAGTAGGACTTTATGATGATCCATATAATCAAAGCCAAGAGATTTTTGAAATTGATATGCAAAAAGAAAATCATGTTGCATTATATGGAATGGCTGGAACAGGTAAGACAATGTTCCTGCAAACACTTATTTTAAGCCTTTGTAGTAAAAATTCTCCTGAAGATATAAACTTTTACATAGCAGACTGTGATAAAGGAACTTTGAATATGTTTAAGAATCTAGTTCATACAGGAGAGGTTGTTTTAAGTGATGATACGGACAGAATGAAGAAACTTCTTAAGTTTATTGTAAAGGAAATTGATATAAGAAAAGGTGCTCTAACTTCAATAGGGGCTATAAGTATCAATGATTATAATTATAAAACAGGGAAAGTTCTTCCTCAAATAGTTTTTATAATAGATGATATTGTTGCTTTTTTAGCTTTAAATGATGAATTTAGAGAGACTATTGTAAAGGTAGTAAGGGAAGGAGGAGCGCTTGGAGTACATGTGGTTTATACTGCAAATTCAAGTAACTCTGTAGCTATGAAGGTCAAAGAAAATATAACCTTCAACATAGCTTATAGCCTAAACGATCCTTCTGAATACCGTGAAATATTTGGAAGAAATAACGGAATAGTTCCTGATAAGTTGCAGGGGCGTGGAGTTATAAGAAATATGAACTTAATTGAATTTCAAACTGCTCTTGCTGTGGAAGCTGAAGAGTTTAATTGGAGTTCTGAGATAGGTGCTAAAATAGACACTATAAACTTTAATTATCCAAATGTTAAGGTTAAGGGTATACCAGTTTTAAAGGAGGTTCTTCCGCTTTATAATTTCATTCATGAAAATGAATTCCTTGAATATAAAGAAGATGAAATAATATATAACAGCAGTATTCCAATTGGCGTAAATACAGATGAAATGGAAGGCATATATGCAGAATTTCTAAACATTGACAACATGTTAATATCAGGAGAAAGTGGCTGCGGTAAAACTAATTTCTTATTATCCTTTGTAATGACACTTGCAGAAACAAAGGGTAGAGAGAAAAATAAGATTTTTATTATAGATTCGCCTGATGGCAATATGCTTGTTACAAGTAAGCTTAAATGTATAGATGGTTACTTTGAAAATAAAGATAACTTAGAAGAATGTTTGAGGGATATAAAAGAGGAAATAGAAGAAAGAAAGGCTGCTATTAAAAGTTTAAGAATGGAATATGGTATGAATGCCAAGAAAAAGATTGTTGAAGATAGAGGAAATATATTTTTGATAATAGATGTCATAGAAGATTTTAAAACACGTTTTTCAGATGAAATAGCACAAGAACTAGAGTGGATAATGGCAAATAGCAAAAGCACAGGAATTCATGTGATAGTAGCTGATAGCATGGCTCTTTTTACTCGTGCATGGGATGGAATGGAAAAGACTATAAAAGCTTGGGAAACAGGAATCATATTTAGTACAAGCGTAGATTCTATATTTACCAATGTGAATATTGGTTTTCAGTATTCAAAGAAAATACTTGAACTAGGAGAAGGCTTCTTTATTGTAAATAGAAAGGCAGTCCCTATAAAAATACCCACACCTTTTGAGGGAAAAGTCAAATTTATGGATTATATAAATAAATTAAATGAAAAGTTGAGTTGAGGTGTTGTCATGAACAAGGTAAATAATATTATCGTAACTGTTAGAATAAAAGATAAAAACAGACAAGCAGATTTTGACTTACCATTAGATGAAAGCCTTGAAAATGTAATGAACATAGTTTATCCTTCGCTGCTTCAGGTAAATAGTGTGGAGGAAGAAATGTTAAAGAATAAACAGTTTTATATTAATGGAAAAGGGCTGGATAAGGCTTCAACTTTAAGGGATAACGCTATTTGGGATGGAAGCATCCTAGAAATATATTAAAAGAGGTGTTGTAAATGGCTTTAATAAAAATGGCGCCAGAAGAATTGGAACAATTAGCAGCAAAATTTTCTGCAGCAAGTGAAGAATCACAGCAAATGGTCAGTACATTAGGATCAGGCATAGCAAATGTACAGCAAAACTGGGCAGGTGTTTCTGCAACAAAATTCTTTGGTGA is from Clostridium acetobutylicum ATCC 824 and encodes:
- the essC gene encoding type VII secretion protein EssC, which codes for MNMKLLVYSDKKLYEVVLSSTKASVTIGNRKRFKYHIPTKEKNRIDMKIKYLKGRCILKSKHYIGAEGQEVEIPLNHGKVLQFGIGGVTSIMVIAFSMDKLSSVGTLSLKENIKFTIGRGKFNDIVFDDIKVSEKHAEIFEDNGKYVLVDLNSTNKTYLNGEMITRAILSEDDQINICGYKIEFHKESIIVEGALKNIKKQVGLEKLVKEYPFVQKAPRIYPEVKREDLKIESPPMLPAKPSIYGLMTVLPSLVFFGTIVLTSIKSKTGTSSIIFAAGTGVSGVIYGLTYIGQKIVYNKKVKKRNSKYMDYVDKIDKKLSKEERNLREVLFNQNPDLVESIGIVKNSDMKLWTRSYGDEDFLLLRVGLGNEDFPLRIIKEGRNFFDEDPLLDMLDKITDQYNIVDNVPICIPIKNNGITAIIGNRDKVVETVKNMLLQISINHTPDEVKVVVLFDEKELKHWEWAKWLPHVWDDDKNMRFMAKNKEQAHRLLSNLYDVLSERKNRLDDKNNYESYRFSPHYVFVLGSRELIENEAILKYLLKVDPDMEISTIFLSDKLGNLPRNCNNIVQLNEGEGVIYNIQNSSEKSYFTPDKLDNRKLVEYSRTMAPLRLEKDSYSNKLPKSISLFEELDITNVEEIDFENIWSKSEAYNTLSAPVGIRENGEKFYLDLHQKHHGPHGLVAGTTGAGKSELLETLIASLSFNYSPEYVNFLLIDYKGGSMANIFKNLPHAVGTVTNLEGNGSKRAIVAIDSEIKRREKLLTDNSYSNIDEYQKNYKYGKHKMSLPHLIIIVDEFAQLKKNDPDFISQLVNVAVVGRSLGIHLILATQKPLGIVDPQIETNTNLKICLRVQDNDDSRTVIGKSDASSIINPGRAYVKVGNDLVYELIQTAFSGEKYRKKAAKKDKNVLMVDIDGERFDIVEREKEVHTENVTQLSKLIDAIKIYCDLNMNYGRKLPWLPPLKDYIYLDDFKNVPQDNFKARVGLYDDPYNQSQEIFEIDMQKENHVALYGMAGTGKTMFLQTLILSLCSKNSPEDINFYIADCDKGTLNMFKNLVHTGEVVLSDDTDRMKKLLKFIVKEIDIRKGALTSIGAISINDYNYKTGKVLPQIVFIIDDIVAFLALNDEFRETIVKVVREGGALGVHVVYTANSSNSVAMKVKENITFNIAYSLNDPSEYREIFGRNNGIVPDKLQGRGVIRNMNLIEFQTALAVEAEEFNWSSEIGAKIDTINFNYPNVKVKGIPVLKEVLPLYNFIHENEFLEYKEDEIIYNSSIPIGVNTDEMEGIYAEFLNIDNMLISGESGCGKTNFLLSFVMTLAETKGREKNKIFIIDSPDGNMLVTSKLKCIDGYFENKDNLEECLRDIKEEIEERKAAIKSLRMEYGMNAKKKIVEDRGNIFLIIDVIEDFKTRFSDEIAQELEWIMANSKSTGIHVIVADSMALFTRAWDGMEKTIKAWETGIIFSTSVDSIFTNVNIGFQYSKKILELGEGFFIVNRKAVPIKIPTPFEGKVKFMDYINKLNEKLS
- a CDS encoding WXG100 family type VII secretion target, translated to MALIKMAPEELEQLAAKFSAASEESQQMVSTLGSGIANVQQNWAGVSATKFFGEYQQWSKTMTGYVQLLQQISNELKGQAQKFRDADLR
- a CDS encoding FHA domain-containing protein, with product MIDYSDINLSDEIVERKVAVLNFGNSIKIDEYEVQRLNIEEPSLISMELKNTDILYDVTGKANLEEYLKKGKIASGKFCNILLKVLESLKDIDHASLKSGTIPVEAKFMYIDEKKSSIFFIYVPANSIEEFNLEKQFKALVKKLIVDVVNIEDNDNFLFDILKALRNDDFNVLKDFIINYSSDESKSQIKGKDKDININININNPEPLKEGMVEVEVKQHNNKDINATKAFKISQSNEKRVPERKNPIVARENINVNKNSIVTPISDPSDLLKPRTEFIMDVKNEVISKPNVYEKPMVDSSKGKVKEFKLKSIFWIAAIQIFVILLSVCALILLGDYNALKVLLVSILAGIDLIVTVLIILNFMKKKGKISVNVHNRNTENISDKRKNITSNTTNNIKMSKREIVSEMSYSTQLINEQFPYLLENKKGVVEKIFINKDIFKIGRLTGSVDYVSDNRAIGKMHAEIRKINSEYYLMDLDSKNGTFINDRRLESNELYKISENDILKFANSYYTFKFN
- a CDS encoding PP2C family protein-serine/threonine phosphatase, with amino-acid sequence MNKFVLMAGALSDKGNFKKTNEDNILVKIGEDKNGDFGIFVVCDGLGGLSSGEVASNMAVMRLKRWWEEDLKGLIKQKREDQIVPILSKILREINESIIQYGMLNGKRLGTTISLIFMYKSMYYILHVGDSRIYSIKNKIVKLTEDHSYVAYKVKNKMMTPEEARVSPERHVLLQCLGVKDEIDIFTTRGELSNNEIFMICSDGFYNELKEEDILTHIKGNMDFDNDALQYSAGKLVNIVKGRGESDNISVILVGIKKL